Proteins encoded together in one Antennarius striatus isolate MH-2024 chromosome 13, ASM4005453v1, whole genome shotgun sequence window:
- the mntb gene encoding MAX network transcriptional repressor b, which produces MSIDTLLEAARYLEWQAQQQQITREQEQRKEKEFINREVESRRVELVTSLSPSVRANHISWSDDTHREQPHQPPAPQPPSLPPSQVPIAVIPMVPVVTATPSVPPLPLTTPIAAMATTLNSSPPAKNASTPPRQQQPASPHLLCTPQMKVESSQQLVVAKPGQSQPQVEIQYTASISTNGSGSQHALVPHQTSPTSQARPNGVTMEDMRGMEGKRRPGGAGTREVHNKLEKNRRAHLKECFETLKKNVPNVDEKKTSNLSVLRSALRYIQTLKRKEKEYEHEMERLAREKIATQQRLAELKNDLSQCMDVIEIDRVLRQTIQPEDDQASTSTASEGEDNFEQDVDDDVTASLPVPVPHTKQTAPILQAQPLLPSHLSIQHSALPLSGVLTTTPPSAPPQAIAPGPAPGPPPPLSAHPIQPPTVQVQPTVIAHAAVSHPSVIQTVNHGLPANHKHLTHIAPSPGPASTTPQPMAATPAPAATHQQIAAQPIGHITVHPVAHLGGPLPSHLPTLYPQGMSVSQPTMVGHITHAFTHHTLPHVQPNPQANANGAQVNSAAVMSQGNPSLGKPTAVLAPHPQLVGQTTVLNPVTMVTVPTFPVSTLKLA; this is translated from the exons AGCAAGAGCAGCGCAAGGAGAAGGAGTTCATCAACAGGGAGGTGGAGTCAAGGCGCGTGGAACTCGTGACTTCACTGTCTCCATCAGTCAGAGCCAACCACATTTCTTGGAGCGATGACACTCACCGCGAGCAGCCTCATCAACCCCCCGCCCCTCAGCCGCCATCACTCCCACCGTCTCAAGTCCCCATTGCCGTCATCCCAATGGTCCCAGTCGTCACTGCGACACCGTCGGTCCCGCCCCTTCCACTCACAACGCCGATTGCTGCCATGGCAACGACTCTCAACAGCTCACCGCCAGCTAAGAACGCTTCAACCCCTCCAAGGCAGCAGCAGCCGGCCTCTCCTCATCTGTTGTGCACCCCCCAGATGAAGGTGGAGAGCAGTCAACAGCTGGTTGTTGCAAAGCCTGGTCAATCACAGCCTCAGGTCGAGATTCAGTACACAGCCTCCATCAGTACTAATGGCTCcggctcccagcatgcactggtgCCCCATCAGACCTCACCCACATCTCAGGCACGGCCCAATGGAGTGACTATGGAGGACATGAGGGGGATGGAGGGAAAGAGGAGACCAGGAgg agcGGGAACCAGAGAGGTGCATAATAAACTGGAGAAGAACAG GCGAGCGCACCTCAAAGAATGTTTTGAGACGCTGAAGAAGAACGTTCCAAATGTCGACGAGAAGAAAACATCCAACCTCAGTGTTCTCCGCAGCGCTTTGCGTTACATACAG ACTCtcaagaggaaggagaaggagtACGAGCACGAGATGGAGCGTTTGGCCAGAGAGAAGATCGCCACGCAGCAGCGTCTGGCTGAGCTGAAGAACGACCTCAGCCAGTGCATGGATGTCATCGAGATCGACCGAGTCCTGAGGCAGACCATTCAGCCGGAGGACGACCAGGCGTCCACCTCCACAGCCTCAG AAGGAGAAGACAACTTTGAGCAGGAcgttgatgatgatgtcaccgcctcacttcctgttcccgTGCCCCACACCAAACAGACGGCTCCCATCTTACAAGCACAGCCGCTGCTCCCCTCTCACCTGTCAATCCAGCACAGCGCCCTGCCTCTCTCTGGTGTCTTGACGACAACCCCTCCCTCAGCTCCCCCTCAAGCCATCGCTCCGGGTCCTGCCCCGGGTCCGCCCCCTCCGCTGTCAGCTCATCCCATCCAACCCCCGACGGTGCAGGTCCAGCCCACCGTCATCGCTCACGCCGCTGTCTCCCACCCTTCAGTCATCCAGACTGTCAATCACGGCCTGCCTGCCAATCACAAGCACTTAACACACATAGCCCCGTCACCTGGCCCCGCCTCCACCACCCCGCAGCCTATGGCGGCGACTCCCGCACCCGCCGCCACTCACCAACAGATAGCCGCCCAGCCTATCGGACACATCACGGTCCACCCGGTGGCTCACCTGGGGGGCCCCCTACCATCCCACCTACCGACTCTCTACCCCCAGGGGATGTCTGTGTCCCAGCCCACCATGGTGGGCCACATCACCCACGCCTTCACCCATCACACCCTCCCTCACGTCCAGCCCAACCCTCAAGCCAACGCTAACGGAGCCCAGGTGAACAGCGCCGCCGTCATGAGCCAGGGAAACCCGTCGCTGGGGAAACCCACCGCCGTACTGGCCCCCCACCCACAGCTGGTGGGACAGACCACCGTCCTCAACCCGGTCACCATGGTTACAGTGCCAACGTTCCCTGTTAGCACACTTAAACTGGCTTGA